A genomic segment from Daphnia pulex isolate KAP4 chromosome 5, ASM2113471v1 encodes:
- the LOC124194060 gene encoding protein arginine N-methyltransferase 1-like, whose amino-acid sequence MASAEYLSMDVAAPVVEEKPDAADGTEKPVTEKKEDMTSRDYYFDSYAHFGIHEEMLKDEVRTLTYRNSMYHNKHLFKGKVVLDIGCGTGILSMFAAKAGAARVFGIDCSDIVNQATEIVKANHMDDVISIIKGKVEEVELPEGIEKVDIIISEWMGYCLFYESMLETILHARDKWLKPDGLLFPDRASLYVCAIEDRQYKDDKINWWDEVYGFNMSCIRKVAITEPLVDVVDPKQVVSNSCLLKEVDLYTVTKDELAFSSPFSLQLRRNDYVHALVTFFTIEFTKCHKRMGFSTAPDAPYTHWKQTVFYLDDYLTVKRNEEIFGVFGMKPNAKNNRDLDFNIELNFTGELCTLQENNVYRMR is encoded by the exons atg GCATCTGCTGAATACCTAAGCATGGATGTAGCTGCACCAGTTGTTGAAGAAAAGCCTGACGCTGCAGATGGCACGGAAAAACCAGTcactgaaaagaaagaagacatGACTTCACGGGACTACTATTTTGATTCCTATGCTCATTTCGGTATTCATGAAGAGATGTTGAAAGACGAAGTTAGGACTCTTACATATAGAAATTCGATGTACCACAACAAGCACCTTTTCAAg GGTAAAGTTGTTTTAGATATTGGCTGTGGAACTGGTATCTTGTCCATGTTTGCCGCCAAAGCTGGAGCTGCTCGAGTTTTTGGCATTGATTGCTCTGATATTGTGAACCAGGCCACAGAAATTGTTAAAGCTAATCATATGGATGATGTTATTTCCATTATTAAAGGCAAAGTTGAAGAAGTTGAACTCCCTGAAGGAATTGAAAAG GTTGATATTATCATCTCTGAATGGATGGGTTATTGCCTGTTTTACGAATCAATGTTGGAGACCATTCTGCATGCCCGAGACAAGTGGTTGAAACCTGACGGACTTCTCTTCCCCGACCGTGCCAGCTTGTACGTTTGCGCTATCGAAGACAGGCAGTACAAGGATGACAAGATTAACTGGTGGGATGAGGTTTACGGATTCAACATGAGCTGCATTCGCAAAGTCGCCATCACTGAACCACTCGTCGACGTGGTCGATCCTAAGCAAGTTGTATCAAATTCATGTCTACTAAAGGAAGTTGATCTGTACACCGTCACTAAAGACGAATTGGCATTCAGTTCTCCATTCTCTCTTCAG CTCCGTCGTAATGACTACGTTCATGCATTGGTAACATTTTTTACCATCGAATTTACTAAATGCCACAAGAGGATGGGATTCAGCACAGCGCCCGATGCTCCTTACACGCACTGGAAGCAAACTGTTTTTTACCTGGATGATTATCTTACAGTCAAGCGTAACGAAGAGATTTTCGGTGTTTTTGGAATGAAGCCGAATGCGAAGAATAATCGTGATCTGGACTTTAACATTGAGTTGAATTTCACGGGTGAACTGTGCACACTTCAAGAGAACAACGTCTATCGCATGCGCTAA